The following proteins are encoded in a genomic region of Dehalococcoidia bacterium:
- a CDS encoding CoA transferase produces the protein MTNEREGALSVYRVLDLTDGRGAYCTKLLADLGADVIKIERPEGDTARAIPPFVDDVPHPEKSLYFLHRNANKRGITLNLDTLEGRNILKNLVETADVLVENSPPDYMASLCLDYSVLSEISPGLIMASITEFGHSGPYKDRKGSNLVDFAMSGVMITSGYPGKEPCLLPGSPAYDAASVHAGVSIVAAIYMRGVTGQGQYIDTSVHVTSRTGLYPWIVPNFSYALNPGGPPPTSETRMGAQIYPVYPCKDGFIRIIALTPRQWDALVRVLGNPEILKTPEWRDFMYRIGNADDLYALMLEHTEKHTMLELFEAGRREGVPIAPILSIADFYNSPQTKARDYFVEIDHPVAGKADYPGPPYKWTETPAVMKRPAPCLGEHNDEVYCQELGLSKDDLAALRGGGVL, from the coding sequence TGAACGGGAAGGTGCACTAAGCGTATACCGAGTACTGGATCTAACCGATGGCAGGGGTGCCTACTGCACCAAGCTGCTGGCAGATCTGGGCGCGGATGTCATCAAGATCGAGCGGCCCGAAGGGGACACGGCACGTGCGATTCCTCCCTTCGTAGATGACGTACCTCATCCTGAAAAGAGCTTGTATTTTCTCCATCGCAACGCCAACAAGCGGGGTATTACACTGAATCTAGATACTCTCGAGGGCAGGAACATCCTGAAGAACCTGGTCGAGACAGCCGATGTCCTAGTGGAGAACTCGCCTCCGGACTATATGGCAAGCCTGTGTCTTGACTATTCGGTGCTCAGCGAGATAAGCCCCGGGCTTATCATGGCCAGCATCACCGAGTTTGGACACTCAGGCCCTTATAAGGATCGCAAGGGCTCTAACCTGGTTGATTTCGCCATGAGCGGCGTGATGATCACCAGCGGCTACCCTGGAAAAGAGCCATGTCTTCTACCTGGATCGCCCGCTTACGATGCAGCCTCGGTCCATGCTGGCGTATCCATAGTGGCTGCCATCTACATGCGCGGCGTAACCGGGCAGGGGCAGTACATTGATACATCGGTTCACGTAACCTCGCGCACGGGGCTCTATCCCTGGATAGTGCCAAACTTTTCCTACGCTCTCAATCCAGGAGGGCCGCCACCGACATCTGAGACCAGAATGGGGGCCCAGATCTACCCGGTTTACCCCTGCAAGGATGGTTTTATCCGGATAATAGCCCTGACCCCACGGCAATGGGATGCCCTGGTACGGGTGCTGGGTAACCCCGAAATACTTAAAACGCCCGAATGGCGGGATTTCATGTACCGAATCGGCAATGCCGATGATCTGTACGCCCTCATGCTGGAGCATACCGAGAAACACACCATGCTTGAGCTCTTCGAAGCAGGTCGCCGCGAGGGAGTGCCTATCGCCCCCATCCTAAGCATAGCGGACTTCTATAATAGTCCACAAACCAAAGCTAGAGATTATTTTGTAGAGATTGACCATCCAGTAGCTGGCAAGGCTGACTACCCCGGGCCACCCTACAAGTGGACAGAGACACCAGCGGTTATGAAACGCCCCGCTCCATGCCTCGGAGAACATAACGATGAGGTCTACTGCCAGGAGCTGGGCCTCTCAAAAGATGACCTTGCCGCCCTCAGGGGTGGCGGAGTACTGTAG
- a CDS encoding CoA transferase produces MLPLENVRILSFGTGGVVPDAGKIFGELGADVIKIESKDNLDFMRTIGPDINNIGQFNEANRSKRSFGVSLKTEKGKEIVGQLVKIADILAENFRGGVMKSLGFDYENVSKLNPRIIYISSQGFGGGGPYSDYQAYGPMLSAASGVLSIWAQPDDPYPVGSNSPWPDHMASKHVVIAALAALDYRRRSGKGQFIDMAQTEVAASLVGEHYLDYTFNKRIPGPMGNRCPYAAPHGCYACKGADEWCTIAVFTDHEWQCFCDAIGNPSWTKDPKFSHLLGRLKNVDELDTKVGEWTATLDAHVVMETLQAAHVTAGEVQRAPDTLADPQLKWDGAIVELDHPVSGKRLYPGVPFRMSGTPPLKSTTAPLLGQHTEEICRDLLNMSDEEIKRLIDEDVLHNPESAKGAGGGMFG; encoded by the coding sequence GTGCTTCCTCTAGAAAATGTTAGGATATTAAGCTTCGGCACCGGGGGTGTTGTTCCCGATGCGGGTAAGATTTTCGGGGAGTTAGGGGCTGACGTTATCAAGATAGAGTCTAAGGATAACCTCGATTTTATGAGGACTATCGGCCCCGATATCAATAACATTGGCCAGTTCAATGAAGCGAATCGGAGCAAGCGCAGCTTTGGCGTAAGCCTGAAGACAGAAAAGGGCAAAGAGATCGTCGGTCAACTCGTCAAGATAGCTGATATCCTGGCCGAGAACTTCCGTGGCGGCGTTATGAAAAGTCTGGGGTTCGATTACGAGAACGTGAGCAAGCTTAACCCCCGGATTATCTATATCAGCAGCCAGGGCTTCGGCGGGGGAGGTCCCTACAGCGACTACCAGGCCTATGGCCCGATGCTCTCAGCAGCCTCCGGCGTTCTCTCGATCTGGGCTCAACCGGATGACCCCTATCCAGTCGGCTCCAACTCGCCGTGGCCAGACCACATGGCCAGCAAACATGTTGTAATAGCAGCACTGGCTGCACTTGACTACAGGCGCCGCAGCGGCAAAGGGCAGTTCATCGATATGGCTCAGACCGAGGTTGCGGCCAGCCTCGTTGGTGAACACTACCTGGACTACACCTTCAACAAGAGGATCCCTGGGCCTATGGGGAATCGATGCCCCTACGCAGCCCCCCATGGCTGTTACGCCTGCAAGGGTGCAGACGAATGGTGTACTATAGCTGTATTCACCGATCACGAGTGGCAATGCTTCTGTGATGCTATTGGCAATCCTTCCTGGACCAAAGACCCCAAGTTTTCCCACCTGCTGGGCAGACTTAAAAATGTTGACGAGCTTGATACAAAGGTTGGTGAATGGACGGCAACGCTGGATGCGCATGTGGTAATGGAAACCCTGCAGGCTGCTCACGTAACTGCCGGGGAAGTACAGCGTGCCCCTGACACCCTAGCTGATCCGCAGCTTAAATGGGATGGTGCAATAGTAGAGCTGGACCACCCGGTATCGGGGAAGAGGCTTTACCCCGGAGTACCGTTCAGAATGTCAGGCACCCCTCCACTAAAGAGTACTACAGCTCCCCTGCTGGGCCAGCACACCGA